In Ruania zhangjianzhongii, the following proteins share a genomic window:
- a CDS encoding SgcJ/EcaC family oxidoreductase — MNSTATTSPPEGSTSELDAIRDVVATVEHAQNNEQPEEFLELFRPDAIWTTGGGKRLYGLEAIASFTRRTLPGGMTGLSVTFTLEHVMFIRPDVAAVKLRQVYRAPDGTDVGSPLWILAKEQGRWLLSACQNMGVPDDEEVSPDRPVFSAA; from the coding sequence ATGAACAGCACAGCAACCACCTCGCCGCCCGAAGGATCCACGAGCGAGCTCGACGCCATCCGAGACGTCGTGGCCACCGTCGAACACGCCCAGAACAACGAGCAACCCGAAGAGTTCCTCGAGCTCTTCCGACCCGATGCGATCTGGACCACCGGCGGCGGCAAGCGCCTGTACGGCCTCGAGGCGATCGCCTCGTTCACTCGCCGGACACTGCCCGGCGGCATGACCGGCCTCTCGGTGACCTTCACCCTCGAGCATGTGATGTTCATTCGGCCGGACGTCGCGGCGGTCAAGCTGCGCCAGGTGTACCGGGCGCCCGACGGCACCGACGTGGGGTCGCCGCTGTGGATCCTGGCGAAAGAGCAGGGCCGGTGGCTGCTGTCGGCCTGCCAAAACATGGGTGTTCCCGACGACGAGGAGGTCTCACCTGACCGACCGGTCTTCAGTGCCGCCTGA
- a CDS encoding LytR C-terminal domain-containing protein, protein MSTQQSRVRARAARRRHLQQRQTVIFGTLIAVMLVGGLAAGAIWTGILPSPFTVAINSPEPTDAGASMPCPPENATFVPLSEISANVLNGTDRQGLAATAATALTEQGIAVGNQANAESRFAGEARIIAGPQGLPAAFTAAQLFADATIEVDSRSGETIDVVIGAEFEDLRADDEIAIDPEAPIPAAAECTPLATATPTDSGEQAEG, encoded by the coding sequence GTGAGCACGCAGCAGTCCCGGGTCCGTGCCCGCGCCGCACGGCGCCGGCACCTGCAGCAACGGCAGACCGTCATTTTCGGCACCCTGATCGCCGTGATGTTGGTCGGCGGACTAGCGGCCGGCGCGATCTGGACGGGCATCCTGCCCAGCCCGTTCACCGTGGCCATCAACTCGCCGGAGCCCACCGACGCCGGTGCGAGCATGCCGTGCCCACCGGAGAACGCGACGTTCGTCCCGCTCTCGGAGATCTCCGCGAACGTGCTCAACGGCACCGACCGCCAGGGTCTGGCCGCCACCGCTGCCACCGCTCTCACCGAGCAGGGGATCGCGGTCGGCAACCAGGCGAACGCCGAGTCCCGGTTCGCCGGTGAGGCTCGGATCATTGCCGGGCCTCAGGGCCTGCCGGCGGCCTTCACAGCGGCCCAGCTGTTCGCCGACGCGACCATCGAGGTGGACTCCCGCAGCGGCGAGACCATCGACGTCGTGATCGGTGCGGAGTTCGAGGACCTGCGCGCCGACGACGAGATCGCCATCGATCCGGAGGCGCCGATCCCGGCCGCCGCGGAGTGCACCCCGCTGGCCACGGCCACGCCGACCGACTCCGGTGAGCAGGCGGAGGGCTGA
- a CDS encoding DUF4190 domain-containing protein, which translates to MSVGTSPYDNAYTLPMPDPAVTFAGPGYFTPQPKSSAAAMVAFLCALLGIITFIPSLAAVIVGIIALRQIARNRLRGRGLAEAAVALGALVLLSWSAMLAAFFLIT; encoded by the coding sequence ATGAGCGTCGGCACCTCCCCCTACGACAACGCCTACACGTTGCCGATGCCCGATCCGGCCGTCACCTTCGCCGGCCCTGGCTACTTCACCCCGCAGCCGAAGTCCAGTGCGGCAGCAATGGTCGCGTTCCTCTGCGCCCTGCTGGGCATCATCACCTTCATACCGTCCCTGGCCGCGGTCATCGTGGGCATCATCGCGCTGCGGCAGATCGCCCGGAACCGGCTCCGGGGCCGCGGACTCGCGGAGGCGGCGGTGGCACTAGGGGCGCTCGTGCTGCTCAGCTGGTCGGCGATGCTGGCCGCCTTCTTCCTCATTACCTGA
- a CDS encoding glutamine amidotransferase: MKPFLLLASRAEDRAADAEYEAFGHYGGLSTDQLHRVRMEASPLPQIQLSDYSGVIVGGSPFNATDANELKSPVQHRVEAEMAALLDEVVARDFPFLGACYGIAALSNHRGGVIDTVYGEPVGAVLIEQTPAGLADPLLAEVPETFHAFVGHKEACRVLPEDAVLLATSPRCPVQMFRVGQNVYATQFHPELDADGLITRIAVYDRHGYFPPAQADAVASAARRADVSHAAGVLKAFVRRYARH; this comes from the coding sequence GTGAAGCCCTTCCTGCTGCTGGCCAGCCGCGCCGAGGATCGTGCCGCCGACGCCGAGTACGAGGCATTCGGGCACTACGGCGGGCTCAGCACCGACCAGCTGCACCGGGTGCGGATGGAAGCGTCACCGCTACCGCAGATCCAGCTCTCCGACTACTCCGGGGTGATCGTGGGCGGTAGCCCGTTCAACGCCACGGACGCCAACGAGCTCAAGTCGCCGGTGCAGCATCGGGTGGAGGCTGAGATGGCCGCACTGCTGGACGAGGTGGTCGCCCGCGACTTCCCGTTCCTCGGCGCCTGTTACGGCATTGCGGCGCTGAGCAACCATCGGGGCGGGGTGATCGACACCGTCTATGGCGAACCGGTCGGGGCGGTGCTCATCGAGCAGACCCCGGCCGGTCTGGCCGATCCGCTGCTGGCCGAGGTCCCGGAGACCTTCCATGCGTTCGTCGGGCACAAGGAGGCCTGCCGGGTGCTCCCCGAGGATGCCGTGCTGCTGGCCACCTCGCCCCGGTGCCCGGTGCAGATGTTCCGGGTCGGGCAGAACGTGTACGCCACCCAGTTCCACCCCGAGCTGGACGCGGACGGACTGATCACCCGGATCGCGGTGTACGACCGGCACGGCTATTTCCCACCGGCCCAGGCTGACGCGGTCGCCTCCGCCGCCCGCCGCGCGGACGTCTCCCACGCGGCGGGCGTGCTGAAGGCGTTCGTGCGTCGTTACGCACGCCACTGA
- the sigJ gene encoding RNA polymerase sigma factor SigJ produces the protein MEEVFEDKALLMNIAYRLLGTVSEAEDAVQDAFVRWYSLEEGERDRVASPTGWLVTVTTRICLDVLGSARVRRERYVGEWLPEPVPTAARWTSHSVTDQAIDPADRVSLDESLGMALLVVLESMTPAERVSFTLHDVFGYTFAEVGAMVGRSEQACRRLASSARHRVRQARRARATASEHALVVSRFKEALVTGDLDGLMASLDPEATVVPDGRGIVAAALEPVVGAERIASYLLAIREQVPEMTVTVTAVNGRAGLVSRDGAGHPLAVMAVDVAGDRIVCLWAIRNPEKLSAYATEEP, from the coding sequence ATGGAGGAGGTCTTCGAGGACAAGGCGCTGTTGATGAATATCGCCTACCGACTGCTCGGCACGGTTTCCGAGGCGGAGGATGCTGTCCAGGACGCGTTCGTGCGGTGGTACTCGCTGGAGGAGGGGGAGCGGGACCGGGTCGCCTCGCCCACCGGCTGGCTGGTCACGGTCACGACGAGGATCTGCCTGGACGTGCTCGGCTCTGCCCGGGTGCGACGCGAGCGCTACGTGGGGGAGTGGTTGCCGGAGCCGGTGCCGACGGCCGCGCGCTGGACCAGCCACAGTGTCACCGATCAGGCGATCGACCCCGCCGACAGGGTCTCTCTCGACGAGTCGCTGGGCATGGCGCTCCTGGTGGTGCTGGAATCGATGACACCTGCCGAGCGGGTCTCGTTCACCTTGCACGACGTGTTCGGGTACACCTTCGCCGAGGTCGGCGCGATGGTCGGCCGCTCGGAACAGGCCTGCCGGCGGCTCGCCTCCTCGGCGCGGCATCGCGTGCGACAGGCTCGCCGTGCTCGGGCCACCGCGAGTGAGCATGCGCTCGTCGTCTCCCGGTTCAAGGAGGCGCTGGTGACCGGTGATCTCGACGGGCTGATGGCCTCCCTCGACCCGGAGGCGACAGTGGTTCCCGACGGCCGTGGCATCGTTGCTGCCGCTCTCGAGCCTGTCGTTGGCGCAGAGCGCATCGCGAGCTACCTGCTCGCCATCCGCGAGCAGGTGCCCGAGATGACCGTCACCGTGACGGCGGTGAACGGACGCGCCGGACTGGTCAGTCGCGACGGGGCAGGGCATCCGCTCGCGGTGATGGCGGTCGACGTCGCCGGCGACCGGATCGTCTGCCTCTGGGCGATCCGGAATCCGGAGAAGCTCAGCGCGTACGCAACTGAGGAGCCGTGA
- a CDS encoding ABC transporter ATP-binding protein gives MTAVLEAVGLRKTFGSFSALDGLDLQADQGEVHGFLGPNGAGKSTTIRVLFGLYRPCGGEVRLFGQNPWDRPDQLHRRLAYVPGDVNLWPSLTGGEAIDLLIGLRGGAPASSDRARLIEAFEFDPTKRIRTYSKGNRQKVALIAAFALPAELYIFDEPTSGLDPLMAQRFQDEVARVASGGASVLLSSHILAEVEEVADRISIIRQGRRVETGTLAQLRHLTRTTYTIPVRLPPGDADRLARVAHDITAGDGRTTFTVEPEDTSKVLAVLAKAEVPGVTAHPPSLEELFLRHYGDEQPVAHPPAPNVDAARR, from the coding sequence ATGACAGCAGTGCTAGAGGCCGTGGGCCTGCGCAAGACCTTCGGGTCGTTCTCGGCGCTCGACGGACTCGATCTGCAGGCGGACCAGGGCGAGGTCCACGGCTTCCTGGGCCCGAACGGAGCAGGGAAGTCGACGACCATCCGGGTGCTGTTCGGCCTGTACCGGCCCTGTGGCGGTGAGGTGCGGCTGTTCGGGCAGAACCCCTGGGATCGGCCGGACCAGCTCCACCGGCGGCTGGCGTACGTGCCCGGTGATGTCAATCTGTGGCCCTCGCTCACCGGTGGTGAGGCCATCGATCTGCTCATCGGGCTACGAGGTGGTGCTCCGGCATCCTCCGATCGTGCTCGTCTGATCGAGGCGTTCGAGTTCGATCCGACCAAGCGCATCCGCACCTACTCCAAGGGCAACCGGCAGAAGGTCGCGCTGATCGCGGCGTTTGCGCTGCCGGCCGAGCTGTACATCTTCGACGAACCGACCTCCGGCTTGGACCCGTTGATGGCGCAGCGCTTCCAGGATGAAGTAGCGCGGGTGGCTTCCGGCGGGGCCTCGGTGCTGTTGTCCAGCCATATCCTGGCCGAGGTCGAAGAGGTCGCCGATCGGATCTCGATCATCCGCCAGGGGCGCCGCGTGGAAACCGGCACGTTGGCGCAGCTACGCCACCTGACCCGCACGACGTACACGATCCCGGTGCGGCTGCCACCAGGCGATGCCGATCGGCTGGCGCGAGTTGCGCATGACATCACCGCGGGGGACGGGCGGACCACCTTCACGGTCGAGCCGGAGGACACGTCGAAGGTTCTTGCGGTGCTGGCCAAGGCCGAGGTACCCGGGGTGACCGCGCACCCGCCGTCTCTGGAGGAGCTGTTCCTGCGTCACTACGGTGACGAGCAGCCTGTCGCGCACCCGCCGGCTCCGAACGTCGATGCGGCCCGACGGTGA
- a CDS encoding TetR family transcriptional regulator, whose amino-acid sequence MGRHDTDRGRSYSAAVQSQMLTATAPGGPVTAPGAADNARDRIREAAIESFAYEGFDVGMRAIAARAGVTAGLITHYYRSKARLRQECDEYMLQYSSSRLPSSLELGSVEQTLTGDLDFLTQAVHYTIRSLREGGLFCDTFLTFVLENTRERIGAGIASGALQPSDDEDARARVVVRHCLGAALLDFALDAPRTTDATVEFLREFWTHLMEPMLHLTNGRSFRTVPGSGGYLERAGFASAD is encoded by the coding sequence ATGGGCAGGCATGACACCGACCGCGGACGCTCGTACAGCGCCGCCGTCCAGAGCCAGATGTTGACCGCTACGGCGCCGGGTGGGCCCGTCACCGCACCCGGTGCTGCCGACAATGCGCGGGACCGGATCCGGGAAGCCGCGATCGAGTCCTTCGCCTACGAGGGATTCGACGTCGGGATGCGGGCGATCGCTGCCCGTGCCGGCGTGACGGCAGGATTGATCACCCACTACTACCGGTCGAAGGCCAGGCTGCGTCAGGAGTGCGACGAGTACATGTTGCAGTACTCCTCCTCTCGCCTGCCCAGCAGCCTTGAGCTCGGCAGCGTGGAGCAGACCCTCACCGGCGACTTGGACTTCCTCACCCAGGCCGTGCACTACACGATCCGCAGCCTGCGCGAGGGCGGGCTGTTCTGCGACACGTTCCTGACGTTCGTGCTGGAGAACACCCGCGAGCGCATCGGGGCAGGAATCGCCAGTGGCGCCCTGCAGCCGAGCGACGACGAGGACGCCCGTGCTCGGGTGGTGGTGCGGCACTGCCTCGGTGCCGCGCTGCTCGACTTCGCCCTCGATGCGCCGCGCACCACGGACGCCACGGTGGAGTTCCTCCGGGAGTTCTGGACGCACCTGATGGAGCCGATGCTGCACCTGACGAACGGGCGGTCCTTCCGCACCGTGCCCGGATCGGGCGGCTACCTCGAACGCGCCGGTTTCGCCTCGGCGGACTGA
- a CDS encoding DoxX family protein, protein MFYTIITIVTIAVNAAGALASFTGARFITDTLTEIKVQPRWLPVLASLQAAGALGLLLGLLGLPAIGLAAATGLVLYFLGAVITHLRAGAHRSLASPLLFLALAVTTLALAIVR, encoded by the coding sequence ATCTTCTACACGATCATCACCATCGTCACCATTGCGGTGAATGCTGCCGGGGCCCTCGCCTCCTTCACGGGCGCCAGGTTCATCACCGACACGCTCACCGAGATCAAGGTGCAGCCACGCTGGCTACCCGTTCTGGCGAGCCTTCAGGCGGCCGGGGCGCTCGGTCTGCTGCTGGGCCTGCTCGGGCTACCCGCCATCGGGCTCGCCGCTGCCACCGGTCTCGTTCTGTACTTCCTGGGGGCGGTGATCACCCACCTTCGAGCCGGCGCCCATCGCAGCCTGGCCAGTCCGCTACTGTTCCTCGCCCTCGCGGTCACCACGCTCGCGCTCGCCATCGTCCGATGA
- a CDS encoding C40 family peptidase yields the protein MTMSNTARARHRADVRPTTFLSSTRLSSVARRGTLGVATAGLAFGLVAPGASASEPAGGPSDSQGGGSASVSAEGGGTGSGGAESGTTVTVSAGDTVGEIAAANGSSVSSIIDANGLGANALIFVGDELTIPGGSGSSTESSSVDGAGSSGGEVEEEASSSSGSSASNDILDVARQYIGTPYVWGGSSPSGFDCSGFTQYVFAQVGIDLPRTTDAQRNAGQVVSAAEAQPGDLVWAPGHVGIYTGDGQHIAARNPGTPLEEGPIWIDNPTFIRVA from the coding sequence ATGACCATGAGCAACACTGCGCGCGCTCGGCACCGTGCCGACGTGCGACCCACGACGTTCCTCTCGTCGACACGACTTTCCTCCGTCGCCCGCCGCGGCACGCTCGGCGTTGCCACCGCCGGACTTGCCTTCGGCCTCGTCGCGCCCGGTGCATCCGCATCCGAGCCCGCCGGTGGTCCCAGCGACAGCCAGGGCGGCGGCTCCGCAAGCGTCTCCGCTGAGGGCGGCGGCACGGGAAGCGGCGGTGCTGAGAGCGGGACCACGGTCACCGTCAGCGCCGGTGACACGGTCGGCGAGATTGCCGCGGCCAACGGCTCCAGCGTCTCGTCCATCATCGACGCCAACGGCCTCGGCGCCAATGCGCTGATCTTCGTCGGCGACGAGCTGACCATCCCCGGCGGCTCCGGCTCGTCCACCGAGTCCTCCTCCGTCGACGGCGCAGGCAGCTCCGGCGGCGAGGTGGAGGAGGAGGCATCCAGCTCCTCCGGCTCCAGTGCCAGCAACGACATCCTCGATGTCGCCCGCCAGTACATCGGCACGCCGTACGTCTGGGGTGGCTCGAGCCCGTCCGGCTTCGACTGCTCCGGCTTCACCCAGTACGTCTTCGCGCAGGTCGGGATCGATCTGCCCCGGACCACCGACGCCCAGCGCAACGCGGGACAGGTCGTGTCGGCAGCTGAGGCCCAGCCCGGCGATCTGGTCTGGGCGCCCGGGCACGTGGGCATCTACACCGGCGACGGCCAGCACATCGCGGCCCGCAACCCTGGCACACCATTGGAGGAGGGCCCGATCTGGATCGACAACCCCACCTTCATCCGGGTGGCCTGA
- a CDS encoding SDR family oxidoreductase: MTSPVLVTGATGMLGRAVIARLVAAGTPVRALSRGQQQPSAAVSWLTGDVTTGAGIARAVDGVGAIIHLASAPYRRGYTREVEVHGTRRLLEEAAAANVAHLLYTSIIGCDRIPWGYFRTKTEAERVVASGPVPASILRLGQFHDFVDQTFHSLARAGLLVGDRRVLAQPVDTADVAERIHAATRAGPSSRIEEFAGPEVLDLRLAAEQWSTATGTRRYILPVRVRGKLGKAFRAGHLTTSAAPRGVRTWRGYLSARYGEPRSSSPATHPHAEGDHLG; the protein is encoded by the coding sequence ATGACGTCACCAGTCCTGGTCACGGGTGCGACGGGCATGCTCGGCCGGGCGGTCATCGCCCGGCTGGTCGCCGCAGGTACGCCGGTGCGGGCACTGAGTCGAGGGCAGCAGCAGCCCTCCGCAGCAGTCAGCTGGCTCACCGGCGACGTCACCACCGGAGCGGGGATTGCTCGAGCGGTCGACGGAGTGGGCGCCATCATCCACCTGGCCTCGGCCCCTTACCGGCGGGGCTACACCCGCGAGGTGGAGGTCCACGGCACCCGGCGACTGCTCGAGGAGGCAGCCGCGGCCAACGTCGCGCACCTCCTCTATACCTCGATCATCGGGTGTGACCGGATCCCCTGGGGATACTTCCGCACCAAGACCGAGGCGGAGCGCGTGGTCGCCAGTGGGCCGGTCCCCGCGAGCATCCTGCGGCTGGGGCAGTTTCACGACTTCGTCGACCAGACGTTCCACTCGCTCGCCAGGGCCGGCCTCCTGGTCGGCGACCGCAGAGTGCTCGCCCAACCGGTCGACACCGCAGACGTCGCCGAACGGATCCACGCGGCCACACGCGCTGGACCGAGCAGCCGGATCGAGGAGTTCGCCGGCCCGGAGGTACTCGACCTTCGCCTCGCGGCCGAGCAGTGGTCGACGGCGACCGGTACCCGCCGCTACATCCTCCCCGTGCGCGTCCGGGGAAAGCTGGGGAAGGCGTTCCGGGCCGGTCACCTCACCACGTCGGCGGCACCTCGCGGCGTGCGTACCTGGCGCGGCTATCTCTCCGCCCGCTACGGGGAGCCCCGCTCCAGCAGTCCGGCAACCCACCCGCACGCCGAAGGCGATCATCTCGGTTGA
- a CDS encoding type II toxin-antitoxin system VapB family antitoxin — protein MIFKSVGDQRPYPDHGLRTPKEWAEVPPRQIRLDELITTKSTLDLRSLLSEDSTFYGDLFAHVVQWRGQLYLEDGLHRALRAALHQRNILHARVLEL, from the coding sequence GTGATCTTCAAGTCCGTGGGCGACCAACGCCCCTACCCCGACCACGGGCTGCGCACCCCGAAGGAGTGGGCGGAAGTGCCGCCGCGCCAGATCCGCCTTGACGAACTGATCACCACCAAGTCCACTCTCGACCTGCGCAGCCTGCTTTCCGAAGACTCCACCTTCTATGGTGACCTGTTCGCCCACGTGGTGCAGTGGCGCGGTCAGCTCTACCTCGAGGACGGCCTGCACCGGGCGCTGCGCGCGGCGCTGCACCAGCGGAACATCCTGCACGCCCGCGTCCTGGAGCTGTAA
- a CDS encoding FAD-dependent monooxygenase, translating to MTTIHIVGGGIAGLTLALTLQRPEWDVIVHEHRRRPEEREVGTAFGLWPPAMTALDQIGIGAAVRDRGVHAATATIRTADDRALIHLPRQDVVMIARTTLHHLLRTALPARAHQRAGRVSDSRLLTGEVIVGADGARSVVRRDHWGRRAAARSPGTTVIRGVIESDLAHGEVTEYWGNGQLFGITPVSAHHTNWFTAFPEQRFESTEHGLRHLRHTSGHFPAQVQDTLAAARPDQTLINGIHISRTLPALVRGRTVLIGDAAHAMTPNAGRGACESILDAVALGTLLNHYPPAEALRRYRWRRLVSPQLIRATSSILMNVALASGRSARTRNSLVRTLTRG from the coding sequence ATGACGACCATTCACATCGTCGGAGGCGGGATCGCCGGACTGACCCTGGCACTCACGCTGCAGCGCCCCGAGTGGGACGTCATCGTGCACGAACACCGGCGCCGACCCGAGGAGCGCGAGGTGGGAACGGCGTTCGGGCTCTGGCCACCGGCGATGACGGCACTGGACCAGATCGGCATCGGCGCGGCCGTCCGCGACCGCGGCGTGCACGCCGCGACGGCGACGATCCGAACCGCCGATGACCGCGCGCTGATCCACCTTCCTCGGCAGGACGTGGTGATGATTGCCCGCACCACGCTGCATCACCTCCTGCGCACAGCGCTGCCAGCACGCGCGCACCAGCGAGCGGGACGAGTCTCGGACAGCCGACTCCTCACCGGCGAGGTCATCGTCGGCGCCGACGGTGCCCGCAGCGTGGTCCGCCGCGACCACTGGGGCAGGAGAGCCGCCGCTCGATCACCCGGCACCACAGTCATCCGAGGCGTGATCGAGAGTGACCTCGCCCACGGCGAGGTCACCGAGTACTGGGGCAACGGTCAGCTGTTCGGCATCACCCCGGTCTCGGCACACCACACCAACTGGTTCACCGCGTTCCCCGAGCAGCGCTTCGAGAGCACCGAGCACGGTCTGCGCCACCTGAGGCACACCAGCGGGCACTTCCCCGCACAGGTGCAGGACACTCTCGCCGCTGCCCGGCCTGACCAGACTCTCATCAACGGGATCCACATCTCCCGTACCCTGCCCGCGCTCGTCCGCGGCCGCACGGTGCTGATCGGCGATGCCGCCCATGCGATGACCCCGAACGCCGGACGAGGTGCCTGCGAATCGATACTCGACGCCGTCGCCCTCGGCACCCTGCTGAATCACTACCCACCCGCCGAGGCACTGCGCCGGTACCGCTGGCGCCGCCTGGTGTCCCCGCAGCTGATCAGGGCCACGTCCAGCATTCTGATGAATGTGGCACTGGCCTCAGGGCGCAGCGCCCGGACCCGCAACAGCCTCGTCCGCACCCTCACCCGCGGGTGA
- a CDS encoding ABC transporter permease encodes MTGSLLLTRVALRRDSGQLLVWTIGLLAFAAVCAVHVGSGFGAQAQRVASLEIALDSPALLVGRGLPMGTSEGAFLFYTYGVVLATCFALFATLFAVRHGRAEEDDGTRELVRAAATGRLSSLTAAFVAGALATAVLALAMVLGLVLGGADPGGSVWAALICLFVGVLFLVVGTLLGQLAPSARAATGLGAATILAFFAVRVVADLQAEIDPQTLIGTPVFLSWISPFSLAGVAAPYGDVNPWPFVVLAAAAALGAGSAAVLEQRREFGASLLPPRPGPAHAPATLRSGFRLTLRLQRGTLLAMMGAGAGVGAFAAVLAGLALTGDGQNAAVGETIRQLVGGDGRLYDLLLSYVMVLVGECAAIAGVLVVLRARREEVAGNVEMVRGAATGPGRWFGAVLAVGGVSIVAVLASAWVGAAAVYLAQGMSASAIWQVLGATVAQVPATALYLGIIALVFALLPRLTGALAWTILAVGVVLAELGGRLGLPDWAIAISPFMHTPLVTTAHPDWSGAVWMSTAAVATTALGVAFYRRRDLQP; translated from the coding sequence GTGACCGGATCGTTGCTGCTGACCAGGGTGGCGCTTCGGCGCGACAGCGGGCAGCTGCTGGTGTGGACGATCGGCCTGCTGGCGTTCGCCGCGGTGTGCGCAGTGCACGTGGGCAGCGGGTTCGGTGCGCAGGCGCAGCGCGTGGCCTCGCTGGAGATCGCCCTGGACAGCCCGGCACTGCTGGTCGGCCGCGGGCTGCCGATGGGGACGTCCGAAGGTGCTTTCCTGTTCTATACCTACGGCGTGGTGCTGGCGACGTGCTTCGCACTCTTCGCGACGCTGTTCGCGGTCCGCCATGGCCGAGCTGAGGAGGACGACGGCACCCGAGAGCTGGTGCGCGCCGCTGCCACGGGCCGGCTGTCCAGCCTGACCGCCGCCTTCGTCGCCGGGGCGCTGGCGACGGCGGTTCTGGCCCTGGCGATGGTCCTCGGCCTGGTCCTCGGTGGGGCAGATCCGGGTGGGTCGGTGTGGGCGGCGCTGATCTGCTTGTTCGTCGGGGTGCTGTTCCTGGTGGTCGGCACGCTGCTCGGCCAGCTGGCACCCTCCGCTCGGGCGGCCACCGGTCTGGGCGCGGCCACGATCCTGGCGTTCTTCGCCGTCCGGGTCGTCGCCGATCTGCAGGCGGAGATCGACCCGCAGACCCTGATCGGCACGCCGGTCTTCCTCAGCTGGATCTCGCCGTTCAGTCTGGCCGGGGTCGCAGCCCCCTACGGGGACGTGAACCCGTGGCCGTTCGTCGTCCTTGCGGCCGCTGCCGCACTGGGCGCCGGTAGCGCCGCTGTCCTCGAACAACGGCGGGAGTTCGGCGCATCGCTGCTCCCCCCGCGCCCCGGCCCGGCGCACGCTCCCGCCACGCTGCGGTCTGGCTTCCGGCTCACGCTCCGGCTGCAGCGCGGCACGCTGCTGGCGATGATGGGCGCAGGCGCGGGGGTCGGTGCGTTCGCCGCGGTCCTCGCCGGCCTCGCCCTGACCGGCGACGGACAGAATGCGGCAGTCGGGGAGACCATCCGCCAGCTGGTGGGTGGCGACGGCCGGCTCTACGACCTCCTGCTCAGTTACGTGATGGTCCTGGTCGGCGAGTGCGCAGCGATCGCGGGCGTGCTGGTCGTCCTGCGCGCCAGGCGTGAGGAAGTGGCCGGCAACGTCGAGATGGTCCGTGGCGCCGCCACCGGTCCCGGCCGGTGGTTCGGCGCCGTGCTGGCCGTCGGCGGTGTCTCGATCGTGGCGGTGCTGGCCAGCGCCTGGGTCGGTGCCGCGGCGGTCTATCTCGCCCAGGGGATGAGCGCCAGCGCCATCTGGCAGGTGCTCGGCGCGACTGTCGCGCAGGTGCCGGCCACCGCCCTCTACCTCGGGATCATCGCGCTTGTTTTCGCGCTGCTGCCCCGCCTGACCGGTGCCCTGGCCTGGACTATTCTCGCCGTGGGCGTTGTGCTGGCCGAGCTCGGCGGACGCCTCGGCCTGCCCGACTGGGCGATCGCGATCTCTCCGTTCATGCACACCCCGCTCGTCACCACGGCGCACCCGGACTGGAGTGGTGCGGTCTGGATGAGCACGGCAGCCGTAGCCACGACAGCGCTTGGCGTGGCGTTCTACCGCAGAAGGGATCTGCAGCCATGA
- a CDS encoding TetR/AcrR family transcriptional regulator, translating to MGRRDDLMAAALLVLAEGGLKGLTHRAVDARAGLPSGSAANLFRTRESLVRALLEEMERQDWGYVTAAGGPGGSRDTEELVRMLADVTVQMAEPAQAPVTRARLSLSLAYPDDVRAGHARLLASLVRLLASAGIDDPQLRAVGVAALLDGTLLHTLTVSPGPVDRAGLERSIRRLLAEPVAGDGSARSGGTEDRSVR from the coding sequence ATGGGACGACGGGACGATCTGATGGCCGCCGCACTGCTGGTCCTGGCCGAGGGTGGGCTGAAGGGCCTGACGCACCGGGCCGTCGACGCCCGGGCCGGCTTGCCCAGCGGGAGCGCGGCGAACCTCTTCCGGACCCGGGAGAGTCTGGTGCGGGCGTTGCTCGAGGAGATGGAGCGTCAGGACTGGGGCTACGTCACTGCGGCCGGTGGCCCGGGAGGCTCGCGCGACACCGAGGAGCTGGTGCGGATGCTAGCCGATGTCACGGTGCAGATGGCCGAACCGGCCCAGGCGCCGGTGACTCGGGCGCGACTGTCCCTCTCGCTTGCCTACCCGGACGATGTCCGTGCCGGTCATGCCCGACTCCTCGCCAGCTTGGTGCGGTTGCTGGCATCAGCGGGGATCGATGATCCGCAGCTGCGCGCGGTGGGAGTCGCGGCGCTGCTCGATGGCACCCTCCTGCACACTCTGACCGTCTCGCCCGGGCCGGTGGATCGGGCGGGGCTCGAGCGCAGTATTCGCCGGCTGTTGGCCGAGCCGGTCGCCGGTGATGGATCGGCCCGGTCAGGCGGCACTGAAGACCGGTCGGTCAGGTGA